A DNA window from Sulfitobacter sp. BSw21498 contains the following coding sequences:
- a CDS encoding DUF302 domain-containing protein yields MKSMLIAAALCLSAAPLAAQDQAVTYPYDGSFDDATFAVENAIVGKGLVIDHVSHTGEMLARTARDVGSDVEIFRAADVFLFCSAVVSRKMMEADPMNIAHCPYSIFVTDIEGEVAVGYPTYPDGPMQEVQSLLDEITQSALDGF; encoded by the coding sequence ATGAAATCGATGCTTATTGCCGCCGCCCTTTGCCTAAGTGCGGCCCCGCTGGCCGCGCAGGATCAGGCGGTGACCTACCCTTATGATGGCAGCTTTGACGATGCGACATTCGCGGTTGAGAACGCGATTGTCGGCAAGGGGCTGGTGATTGATCACGTCAGCCACACGGGCGAGATGCTGGCCCGCACAGCTCGGGATGTTGGCAGCGACGTAGAGATTTTTCGCGCGGCGGATGTGTTTTTGTTCTGCTCTGCCGTGGTGTCACGCAAGATGATGGAGGCAGATCCGATGAACATCGCACATTGCCCCTACAGTATCTTTGTCACGGATATCGAGGGTGAAGTCGCTGTCGGCTACCCGACCTATCCTGACGGCCCGATGCAAGAGGTCCAGAGCTTGCTGGACGAGATCACGCAAAGCGCGCTTGACGGATTTTGA
- the soxA gene encoding sulfur oxidation c-type cytochrome SoxA, with translation MSNFTKGLSACLAAVLMSTGAFAEPADDTLVINEDIDIVTRTAAPAHMSDAVDEVMSGWLFRGTETRAMQADDFDNPGMIFVEQAEDVWNTADGEEGKSCADCHGASSEMAGVRPVYPKFVESAGEVRTLEMQINDCRENRMGAEKWKYTGGDMVNMTALISSVSRGLPVNVAIDGPAQSTWEQGKEIYYTRFGQLELSCANCHEDNYGNMIRADHLSQGQINGFPTYRLKNTKLNAVQARFKGCVRDTRAETFAPGSPEFVALELYVGSRGNGLSVEGPSVRN, from the coding sequence ATGAGCAATTTCACAAAAGGTCTGAGCGCGTGCCTTGCTGCGGTGCTGATGTCGACGGGGGCCTTTGCTGAACCCGCTGACGATACGCTGGTGATCAACGAAGACATCGACATCGTGACCCGTACCGCCGCACCGGCGCATATGTCGGATGCGGTCGACGAGGTTATGTCGGGCTGGCTGTTTCGCGGCACCGAAACCCGCGCGATGCAAGCAGATGATTTTGACAACCCTGGCATGATCTTTGTGGAGCAGGCCGAGGACGTCTGGAACACCGCTGACGGCGAAGAGGGTAAATCCTGCGCTGATTGTCACGGTGCGTCGTCCGAGATGGCCGGCGTGCGTCCGGTCTATCCCAAGTTTGTGGAATCTGCAGGCGAGGTGCGTACGCTTGAAATGCAGATCAACGATTGCCGCGAGAACCGCATGGGCGCGGAAAAGTGGAAATACACGGGCGGTGACATGGTGAACATGACCGCGCTGATTTCTTCGGTGTCGCGCGGGTTGCCGGTGAATGTCGCCATCGACGGTCCGGCCCAGTCCACATGGGAGCAGGGCAAGGAAATCTACTATACCCGTTTCGGCCAGCTTGAACTGTCCTGCGCGAATTGCCACGAAGACAACTATGGCAACATGATCCGCGCGGATCACTTGAGCCAGGGCCAGATCAACGGCTTTCCGACCTACCGTCTGAAAAACACCAAGCTGAACGCGGTGCAGGCCCGTTTCAAAGGCTGCGTGCGCGACACCCGTGCCGAAACCTTTGCCCCCGGCAGCCCCGAGTTCGTGGCTCTGGAGCTTTATGTAGGCTCGCGTGGCAACGGGCTTTCGGTCGAAGGACCTTCTGTCCGCAACTAA
- the soxB gene encoding thiosulfohydrolase SoxB gives MISRRDFLQASMAATALYGASSFGNWGKLAAQQALTQDKLLEFDTFGNVSLIHVTDIHAQLKPIYFREPSVNIGVGENRGQVPHVTGADFRKLYGIADGSPSAYALTYNDFTALAQGYGKMGGLDRVATVVNQIRADRPDALLLDGGDTWHGSYTCYHTQGQDMVNVMNALKPDAMTFHWEFTLGSDRVAEIVEGLPFAALGQNIFDAEWDEPAELFPPYKFYETGGVKVAVIGQAFPYMPIANPGWMFPEYSFGIRDERMQEMVDEVRSKGAELVVCLSHNGFDVDKQMAGIVTGIDVILSGHTHDALPEPVLVGETIIVASGSNGKFVSRVDLDVQNGRMMGFRHKLIPIFSDVIAPDSAMTALIDEQRAPYLDQLTEVIGTTAEDTLLYRRGNFNGTWDDLICDALLSEREADIALSPGVRWGPSILPGQDITREDIFNVTSMSYPEAYRTEMTGEFLHVVLEDVADNLFNPNPYYQQGGDMVRTGGLGYHIDVTQPQGSRITELTLLKTGERIDPAKSYQVAGWASVNEGTEGPPIWDVVENHIRKQGTVSLDPNTSVSVKAT, from the coding sequence ATGATCTCTCGTCGTGATTTTCTTCAGGCTAGTATGGCTGCAACAGCTCTGTATGGTGCGTCTTCTTTTGGCAACTGGGGCAAACTGGCCGCGCAACAGGCGCTCACGCAGGACAAGCTGCTGGAATTCGACACGTTCGGCAACGTCAGCCTGATCCACGTGACCGACATCCACGCGCAGCTTAAACCGATCTATTTCCGCGAACCGTCGGTGAATATCGGTGTGGGCGAGAACCGCGGGCAGGTGCCGCATGTGACCGGTGCGGATTTCCGCAAGCTTTATGGCATCGCCGATGGCAGCCCGTCGGCTTATGCGCTGACCTATAATGATTTCACCGCGTTGGCACAGGGCTACGGCAAGATGGGCGGGCTGGACCGCGTGGCGACAGTGGTCAACCAGATCCGCGCCGACCGGCCTGACGCGCTGCTGCTGGATGGCGGCGATACGTGGCACGGCAGCTATACCTGCTACCACACGCAAGGTCAGGACATGGTCAACGTGATGAACGCGCTCAAGCCCGACGCGATGACCTTTCACTGGGAATTCACGCTTGGCTCTGACCGCGTTGCCGAGATCGTGGAGGGGCTACCTTTTGCGGCCTTGGGGCAGAACATCTTTGACGCCGAATGGGACGAACCGGCCGAGCTGTTCCCCCCTTACAAGTTCTACGAGACCGGCGGCGTCAAGGTCGCGGTGATCGGGCAGGCGTTCCCTTATATGCCGATTGCCAACCCCGGCTGGATGTTCCCCGAATACTCGTTTGGTATCCGCGACGAGCGTATGCAGGAAATGGTAGACGAGGTTCGCTCCAAAGGGGCCGAGCTGGTCGTTTGCCTGAGCCACAACGGCTTTGATGTGGACAAGCAGATGGCGGGCATTGTGACGGGGATCGACGTGATCCTATCCGGCCACACCCATGACGCGCTGCCCGAACCCGTGCTGGTGGGCGAGACGATTATCGTGGCATCAGGGTCGAACGGCAAATTCGTCAGCCGCGTCGATCTGGACGTGCAGAACGGCCGTATGATGGGGTTCCGGCACAAGCTGATCCCGATTTTCTCGGATGTGATTGCACCTGATTCCGCGATGACCGCGTTGATCGACGAACAGCGTGCGCCTTACCTTGACCAACTGACCGAGGTGATCGGCACCACCGCAGAGGACACGCTGCTGTACCGGCGTGGGAATTTTAACGGCACATGGGATGACTTGATTTGCGACGCACTGCTGTCCGAGCGCGAGGCCGACATCGCGCTTAGCCCCGGCGTGCGATGGGGGCCCTCGATCCTGCCGGGTCAGGACATCACCCGCGAAGACATCTTTAACGTCACCTCCATGAGCTACCCCGAAGCCTACCGTACAGAGATGACCGGTGAATTCCTGCATGTCGTGCTGGAAGACGTGGCCGACAACCTGTTCAACCCCAATCCCTATTACCAGCAGGGCGGCGATATGGTGCGCACAGGCGGTCTTGGCTACCACATTGATGTGACCCAACCCCAAGGCAGCCGCATCACGGAACTGACCTTGCTGAAAACCGGCGAACGCATTGATCCGGCCAAGTCCTATCAGGTCGCGGGGTGGGCCAGTGTGAACGAAGGCACCGAAGGCCCTCCGATCTGGGATGTCGTGGAAAACCACATTCGCAAGCAGGGCACGGTGTCGCTGGACCCCAACACCAGCGTCAGCGTCAAAGCCACGTAA
- a CDS encoding class I adenylate-forming enzyme family protein, with the protein MIPINPPAPANTPTQTIVEVVRGNAKAHPDKPALVCDAKTVSWGAFDQRINKIANLLLSLGVGKGDNIAIISPNSIPYAELFMGILRAGACVTPLSTMASPDALQKMLTDCGARAIFVAAQYLELVDGFVADLDLARFAIDFDHPAFDPYEPAVAAASDTDPEIKTEMSDAFNLIYSSGTTGTPKGILHNHWMRSAQMDRVSPNGYDDNARTLLSTPLYSNTTIVSFLPTLYGGSTVYLMPKFDARGYLEIVQREKITHTMLVPVQYKRIMDVPDFDQFDLSSMQVKFSTSAPLRAEVKADVLARFPGKLLEYYGLTEGGGVTVLNSAEHPDKLHTVGQTAPGNEIRLIDETGKEVPKGEVGEICGRGPTMMAGYFGRDDLTADYIWRDEAGNVFFRSGDMGRFDDDGFLILSDRKKDMIISGGLNIYADDLELALLADPDVIDAAVIGVPSEAWGETPYGLVVLREGATRSGDDVCADANAKLGKSQRLSAVELRDELPRSSIGKILKKELRAPFWAAVSA; encoded by the coding sequence ATGATACCGATCAATCCGCCGGCACCGGCAAACACACCCACGCAAACCATCGTCGAGGTCGTGCGTGGCAACGCCAAAGCGCATCCGGACAAACCCGCGCTGGTCTGTGACGCAAAGACCGTCAGCTGGGGGGCATTCGACCAGCGCATCAACAAGATCGCCAATCTGCTGCTGTCGCTGGGGGTGGGCAAGGGCGATAACATCGCAATCATCTCTCCTAATTCCATTCCTTATGCAGAGCTGTTTATGGGCATCCTGCGGGCGGGGGCCTGTGTGACGCCGCTGTCTACGATGGCGTCGCCCGACGCGCTGCAAAAGATGCTAACCGATTGCGGCGCGCGTGCGATCTTTGTCGCGGCGCAATACCTTGAACTGGTCGACGGGTTCGTTGCTGATCTGGATCTGGCACGGTTTGCCATTGATTTTGACCACCCCGCGTTCGACCCCTATGAACCGGCGGTCGCCGCGGCGTCTGACACCGACCCCGAAATCAAGACCGAGATGTCGGATGCGTTCAACCTGATCTATTCCTCGGGCACAACGGGGACGCCCAAGGGCATCTTGCACAACCACTGGATGCGGTCCGCGCAAATGGATCGTGTGTCGCCCAACGGATATGACGATAATGCGCGTACTCTGCTGTCGACGCCGCTCTATTCCAACACGACGATCGTGTCGTTCCTGCCCACGCTTTACGGCGGGTCCACGGTGTATCTGATGCCGAAATTCGACGCACGTGGTTACCTCGAGATCGTGCAGCGTGAAAAGATCACCCACACGATGCTGGTGCCTGTGCAGTACAAACGCATCATGGATGTGCCCGATTTTGACCAGTTTGATCTGTCGTCGATGCAGGTCAAATTCTCGACCTCCGCGCCGCTGCGGGCCGAGGTCAAGGCCGACGTGCTGGCACGGTTTCCCGGTAAGTTGCTTGAATACTATGGCCTGACCGAAGGGGGCGGGGTCACGGTGCTGAACTCTGCCGAACATCCCGATAAATTGCATACGGTGGGCCAGACTGCGCCGGGCAATGAAATTCGCCTGATTGACGAGACCGGCAAAGAGGTCCCCAAGGGCGAGGTGGGCGAGATTTGCGGCCGTGGTCCAACGATGATGGCGGGCTATTTCGGGCGCGATGATCTGACAGCGGATTACATCTGGCGTGACGAAGCGGGCAACGTCTTCTTCCGCTCGGGTGATATGGGGCGCTTTGACGACGACGGCTTTCTGATCCTGTCGGACCGCAAGAAAGATATGATCATCTCGGGCGGGTTGAACATCTATGCTGACGATCTTGAGCTGGCGCTGCTGGCGGACCCGGATGTGATCGATGCCGCGGTCATCGGTGTGCCATCTGAGGCATGGGGTGAAACGCCTTATGGTTTGGTTGTGCTGCGCGAAGGGGCGACACGTTCGGGCGATGACGTCTGCGCGGACGCCAATGCCAAACTGGGCAAAAGCCAGCGTCTGTCGGCGGTCGAGCTGCGGGACGAGCTGCCGCGCAGCTCTATCGGGAAAATCCTCAAGAAAGAGTTGCGTGCGCCCTTCTGGGCGGCGGTCTCTGCGTGA
- the soxZ gene encoding thiosulfate oxidation carrier complex protein SoxZ, with protein MASGVKPRVKVPKSAAAGETITIKTLISHKMESGQRKDDDGNTIPRSIINRFTCDFNGENVVDVTMEPAISTNPYFEFDATVPEAGTFTFTWYDDDGDVYEETKDITIS; from the coding sequence ATGGCATCTGGTGTAAAACCCCGCGTCAAAGTCCCCAAGTCAGCAGCGGCTGGCGAAACCATCACGATCAAGACATTGATCAGCCACAAGATGGAATCCGGTCAACGCAAGGACGACGACGGCAACACGATCCCTCGGTCGATCATCAACCGTTTTACCTGTGATTTTAACGGTGAGAATGTTGTCGATGTGACGATGGAACCTGCGATCTCGACCAACCCGTATTTCGAATTCGACGCGACAGTGCCCGAAGCGGGGACATTCACTTTCACGTGGTATGACGATGACGGCGATGTCTACGAGGAAACCAAAGACATCACGATCAGCTAA
- a CDS encoding MBL fold metallo-hydrolase, whose product MTEYPVNMDVTPIVSGHFDPVTNTISYIVRDPDSNACAIIDSVMDIDYAAGRITYDHADKLIAEVEAQGLALEWIIETHVHADHLSAAPYIQQKLGGKIGVGEQIMTVQDTFGKVFNEGTEFQRDGSQFDALFKDGDRYRVGGMACFAMYTPGHTPACMVHVMGNAAFTGDTLFMPDGGSARADFPGGDAGELYDSIQKVLSLPEDMRLFMCHDYGPNGRDIQWETTVGDEKAHNIHVGGGKTRAEFIAFRTERDAQLAMPKLIIPSLQVNMRAGHMPRDKDGNLMLKVPVNGL is encoded by the coding sequence ATGACTGAGTACCCTGTAAATATGGATGTCACCCCTATCGTGTCGGGGCATTTTGATCCGGTGACGAATACGATCAGCTATATTGTCCGCGATCCGGATTCCAACGCCTGTGCAATCATCGATTCAGTCATGGATATCGATTATGCCGCCGGACGGATCACCTATGACCACGCGGACAAGCTGATCGCCGAGGTTGAAGCGCAGGGCCTTGCGTTGGAGTGGATCATAGAGACCCATGTCCACGCCGACCACCTGTCTGCCGCGCCCTACATCCAGCAAAAGCTTGGGGGCAAGATCGGCGTCGGAGAGCAGATCATGACCGTGCAGGACACCTTTGGGAAAGTGTTCAACGAAGGCACCGAATTTCAGCGCGACGGGTCGCAGTTCGATGCGTTGTTCAAGGACGGCGACCGCTACCGCGTTGGCGGTATGGCGTGTTTCGCGATGTACACCCCCGGCCATACGCCCGCCTGTATGGTGCATGTCATGGGCAACGCGGCCTTCACGGGCGATACGCTTTTCATGCCTGACGGTGGCTCCGCCCGCGCGGATTTCCCAGGTGGCGACGCCGGAGAGCTGTATGACAGCATCCAAAAGGTATTATCCTTGCCCGAAGATATGCGCCTGTTCATGTGCCACGACTATGGCCCCAACGGCCGCGATATACAGTGGGAGACCACGGTGGGCGACGAGAAGGCGCACAACATCCACGTGGGCGGCGGTAAAACCCGCGCCGAATTCATTGCCTTTCGCACCGAACGTGACGCGCAGCTTGCCATGCCGAAACTGATCATCCCGTCGCTTCAGGTGAACATGCGCGCAGGGCATATGCCGCGCGACAAGGATGGAAATTTAATGCTCAAGGTGCCGGTGAACGGGTTGTAA
- a CDS encoding c-type cytochrome, with protein sequence MSKYLKAIALCLGTSVIALPVGAAPYGLGRAALPEEIAAWDIDVHPDGSDLPQGQGDALTGEEIFTEKCAACHGDFAEGRGNWPALAGGQDTLADADPVKTVGSYWPHLSTSFDYIRRSMPYGDAGTLTVDEVYSIVAYILYSNDLVDEDFVLTKDNFTSVEMPNADGFIRDDRETAELGLWRAEPCMTGCKDSVEVTMRALALDVTPKDEVADTAADTAQQETPVVAEDAPIEASVDPELLADGELVFRKCKACHQLGERAKNRAGPVLNGIVDAPAGQVDGFKYSRALTAQADEGLVWTPQTLDAFLTSPRGFIKGTKMGFAGLKSDAEIEAVIAYLKSFPAP encoded by the coding sequence ATGTCGAAGTATCTTAAGGCCATCGCCCTGTGTTTGGGCACATCGGTTATCGCGCTGCCCGTGGGTGCGGCCCCTTACGGGTTAGGCCGTGCAGCGCTGCCCGAGGAAATCGCAGCGTGGGATATCGATGTGCACCCCGATGGAAGCGATCTACCGCAAGGGCAGGGGGATGCCCTCACGGGCGAGGAAATCTTTACCGAGAAATGCGCTGCCTGCCATGGGGACTTTGCCGAGGGGCGCGGAAACTGGCCAGCCTTGGCGGGCGGACAAGACACGCTTGCTGATGCTGATCCGGTCAAAACGGTGGGGTCCTACTGGCCGCATCTATCGACCAGTTTCGACTATATCCGCCGGTCCATGCCTTACGGCGATGCAGGGACGCTGACAGTGGACGAGGTCTATAGCATCGTGGCCTATATCCTGTATTCCAACGATTTAGTGGACGAGGATTTCGTGCTGACGAAGGATAACTTTACCTCTGTCGAGATGCCCAATGCTGACGGCTTTATCCGTGACGACCGCGAAACCGCAGAGCTTGGCCTATGGCGCGCCGAACCCTGTATGACCGGCTGCAAAGACAGCGTAGAGGTGACAATGCGTGCGCTGGCGTTGGATGTGACGCCCAAGGATGAGGTCGCGGATACGGCCGCGGATACAGCACAGCAAGAGACACCTGTAGTGGCCGAGGACGCGCCGATAGAGGCCTCCGTCGACCCGGAATTGCTTGCCGATGGCGAGCTGGTGTTTCGCAAATGCAAAGCCTGCCACCAACTGGGCGAGCGGGCGAAGAACCGCGCGGGTCCGGTTCTGAACGGGATCGTTGATGCGCCTGCGGGGCAGGTCGACGGGTTCAAATATTCGCGTGCACTGACGGCGCAAGCCGACGAAGGATTGGTCTGGACACCCCAGACGCTTGACGCCTTCCTGACCTCGCCACGCGGGTTCATCAAGGGGACCAAGATGGGGTTTGCGGGTTTGAAAAGCGATGCCGAGATCGAGGCAGTGATCGCCTATCTCAAGAGCTTTCCGGCGCCTTGA
- a CDS encoding SulP family inorganic anion transporter, whose product MRIPSAARRYLPVLDWGRDYDKSALSNDLMAAVIVTIMLIPQSLAYALLAGLPPEAGLYASIAPILLYAVFGTSRALAVGPVAVVSLMTAAALGNIADQGTMGYAVAALTLALLSGVMLLVMGVFKLGFLANFLSHPVISGFITASGVIIAASQIKHLLGIDATGGNLAELLMSIWANLGNVNWTTVAIGVSATLFLFWVRKGLKPFLRARGVGPRAADVATKAGPVAAVVATTVAVWFFDLAGQGVKIVGAVPQSLPPLTMPDLSFDLMGNLLLPAFLISVIGFVESISVAQTLAAKKRQRINPDQELIGLGAANIGAAFTGGYPVTGGFARSVVNFDAGAQTPAAGAYTAVGLAIAALALTPLVFFLPQATLAATIIVAVLTLVDFTILKKSWSYSKSDFAAVLTTMLITLGSGVELGVTCGVVLSIFLHLYKTTKPHIAEVGLVPGTEHFRNINRHDVETCPTVLTLRIDESLYFANARFLEDRIYDRLAGDTCLRHVVLMCSAINEIDFSALESLEAINTRLRDMGIKLHLSEVKGPVMDRLKKQHFISDLTGSVFLSQHEAYVALGKAAT is encoded by the coding sequence GTGCGTATCCCTTCAGCTGCCCGCCGGTATTTGCCCGTCCTCGACTGGGGGCGCGACTATGACAAGTCGGCTTTGTCCAATGATCTGATGGCGGCGGTGATCGTCACGATCATGCTGATCCCGCAGTCTCTCGCTTACGCCTTGCTGGCCGGACTGCCGCCCGAGGCGGGGCTTTATGCGTCCATCGCGCCGATCCTGCTCTATGCGGTGTTTGGGACCAGCCGTGCGCTGGCGGTGGGGCCTGTGGCGGTGGTGTCACTGATGACGGCGGCTGCCTTGGGCAACATCGCTGATCAGGGCACGATGGGCTATGCCGTCGCAGCGCTGACGCTGGCGTTGCTGTCGGGTGTCATGCTTCTGGTGATGGGGGTGTTCAAGCTTGGGTTTCTGGCGAATTTCTTGTCACACCCCGTCATCTCGGGGTTTATCACCGCCTCAGGCGTGATCATTGCGGCCAGCCAGATCAAACACCTTCTGGGCATTGATGCCACGGGCGGCAATCTGGCAGAGCTGCTGATGTCGATCTGGGCCAATCTGGGCAATGTGAACTGGACGACGGTCGCCATCGGCGTGTCAGCGACGCTGTTCCTGTTCTGGGTGCGCAAGGGGCTCAAGCCGTTTTTGCGTGCCCGCGGTGTCGGCCCGCGGGCGGCGGATGTGGCGACCAAGGCGGGGCCGGTGGCGGCTGTCGTTGCCACAACGGTGGCGGTCTGGTTCTTTGATCTCGCGGGGCAGGGCGTCAAAATAGTGGGCGCTGTCCCGCAAAGCCTGCCGCCGCTGACGATGCCGGATCTGTCGTTCGACCTGATGGGCAACCTGCTGCTGCCCGCGTTCCTGATCTCTGTCATCGGGTTTGTGGAATCGATATCGGTCGCTCAGACCCTTGCCGCAAAGAAGCGGCAGCGCATCAATCCGGACCAAGAGCTGATCGGGCTGGGGGCCGCAAATATCGGGGCGGCGTTTACCGGCGGCTATCCGGTCACGGGCGGTTTCGCGCGGTCGGTGGTAAACTTTGACGCAGGCGCGCAGACACCGGCGGCGGGGGCTTATACCGCCGTGGGGCTGGCCATCGCCGCATTGGCGCTGACGCCGCTGGTGTTCTTTCTACCGCAAGCGACACTGGCCGCGACGATCATTGTTGCTGTCCTGACGCTGGTTGATTTTACGATTTTGAAAAAGTCATGGTCCTATTCCAAGTCTGACTTCGCCGCCGTTCTGACCACCATGCTGATCACTTTGGGCAGCGGAGTCGAACTGGGGGTCACGTGCGGGGTGGTCCTGTCGATCTTCCTGCATCTTTATAAGACCACCAAACCCCATATTGCCGAGGTGGGGCTGGTGCCTGGCACCGAACACTTTCGAAATATTAACCGCCACGACGTTGAAACCTGCCCGACCGTGCTGACCCTGCGCATCGACGAGAGCCTCTATTTCGCCAACGCGCGTTTCCTCGAGGATCGCATCTATGACCGTTTGGCCGGAGATACCTGCCTGCGCCACGTGGTATTGATGTGCTCTGCCATCAACGAGATCGACTTTAGCGCGCTGGAATCGCTCGAGGCGATCAATACAAGGTTGCGGGATATGGGGATCAAGCTGCACCTGTCCGAGGTCAAAGGCCCGGTCATGGACCGCCTAAAAAAGCAGCACTTCATCTCTGATTTGACAGGAAGCGTGTTCCTTTCCCAGCATGAAGCCTATGTCGCCTTGGGAAAAGCTGCCACGTAG
- a CDS encoding MBL fold metallo-hydrolase, with product MRLDRRSFLQQSAATFALAGLAHPALARITIAEMTLDVVSDGHLELPGSFAFEGLPKDDLMPVLQALDQPYDPLTPPCNLSLLRGNGRTVLFDTGAGTGFMPSAGKLPDTLNALGVAPEEITDVVFTHGHPDHLWGVLDDFDDPLFANAGYHIGQEEWAYWTDPNTVSTIGSARQSFAVGAARRLEVIAERMQFFTDGAEVLPGVGARLTAGHTPGHMSFEVRAGNSAAMIVGDAIGNDHIALARPSWEVPSDQNPEEAARTRVGLIGDLAASQMPIVGFHLGQGGMGRIDKSAEGFAFIPDT from the coding sequence ATGAGACTTGACCGACGCAGTTTCTTGCAGCAAAGCGCTGCGACATTCGCCTTGGCGGGTCTGGCCCACCCCGCCCTCGCGCGCATCACCATCGCAGAGATGACGCTGGATGTTGTCAGCGACGGCCACCTAGAGCTGCCCGGCAGTTTTGCCTTTGAGGGACTACCCAAGGATGATCTGATGCCGGTGCTGCAAGCTCTTGACCAACCCTATGATCCGCTGACCCCACCTTGCAACCTCAGTCTGCTGCGCGGCAACGGGCGTACCGTGTTGTTCGACACGGGCGCAGGAACGGGCTTTATGCCAAGCGCAGGCAAGCTGCCTGACACGCTCAATGCCCTTGGCGTTGCCCCCGAAGAGATCACGGATGTCGTGTTTACCCACGGCCACCCCGACCACCTGTGGGGCGTGCTGGATGATTTCGACGATCCATTGTTCGCCAATGCCGGCTATCATATAGGCCAGGAAGAATGGGCGTATTGGACCGACCCCAACACCGTCAGCACCATCGGTAGCGCCCGCCAGTCCTTTGCCGTGGGCGCGGCACGCCGGCTAGAGGTCATTGCAGAACGGATGCAGTTTTTTACCGACGGGGCAGAGGTCCTGCCCGGCGTCGGGGCGCGGCTGACGGCGGGGCACACGCCCGGACATATGTCGTTCGAAGTGCGCGCCGGTAACAGCGCAGCGATGATCGTGGGCGATGCCATCGGCAATGACCATATCGCGCTGGCCCGTCCGTCTTGGGAGGTGCCATCAGACCAGAACCCCGAAGAGGCCGCGCGTACGCGGGTCGGCTTGATCGGCGATCTTGCCGCTTCACAAATGCCGATTGTAGGGTTTCACCTTGGGCAGGGCGGTATGGGGCGGATCGACAAAAGCGCCGAGGGTTTCGCGTTTATCCCCGACACCTAA
- the soxC gene encoding sulfite dehydrogenase yields MAPRNKTNRRAFLRGAATAGLGAMAARSAAAQSPDPLITDPQPWAQGLGEGVDVTSYGLPIRFEDDVVRRNVPWLTADTISSINFTPIHALDGTITPQGCAFERHHSGAIELSKQDYRLMLNGLVDRPLVFTYADLERFPRENHVYFCECAANSGMEWAGAQLNGAQFTHGMIHNMEYTGVPLRLLLEEAGYDTAGKWVYVEGADASSNGRSIPMDKALDDVLVAFKANGEALRKEHGYPVRLVVPGWEGNLWVKWLRRIEVTDAPVESREETSKYTDTLADGTSRKWTWEMDAKSVITAPSPQSPVPHGAGPLVITGLAWSGRGAITRVDVSTDGGASWQTARLAQPGTPMALTRFYMDVQWDGAEMLLQSRAMDDTGYVQPTKTQLRDVRGLNSIYHNNGIQTWWLHKDGSVENVEVS; encoded by the coding sequence ATGGCACCACGTAACAAAACAAACAGACGGGCCTTTTTGCGCGGCGCGGCGACGGCCGGTCTGGGGGCGATGGCCGCCCGCAGCGCCGCGGCGCAATCGCCGGACCCGTTGATCACCGACCCGCAACCTTGGGCGCAGGGACTGGGCGAGGGCGTAGATGTTACTTCCTACGGCTTGCCGATCCGGTTCGAAGACGATGTGGTCCGGCGCAATGTGCCATGGCTGACGGCGGATACCATCAGCTCGATCAACTTTACGCCGATCCATGCGCTGGACGGCACGATCACCCCGCAGGGCTGCGCTTTTGAACGGCACCATTCGGGCGCGATTGAACTGTCAAAGCAGGATTACCGTCTGATGTTGAACGGGCTGGTGGACCGCCCGCTGGTGTTCACCTACGCCGATCTGGAACGCTTTCCGCGCGAAAACCATGTGTATTTCTGCGAATGTGCCGCCAATTCGGGGATGGAATGGGCTGGCGCGCAGTTGAACGGTGCGCAGTTCACGCACGGCATGATCCACAACATGGAATACACCGGCGTGCCCCTGCGCCTGCTGCTAGAGGAAGCGGGCTATGACACCGCGGGCAAGTGGGTTTACGTCGAGGGGGCGGATGCGTCGTCGAACGGGCGGTCGATCCCGATGGACAAGGCGCTTGACGATGTGCTGGTCGCATTCAAGGCCAATGGCGAGGCACTGCGCAAGGAACACGGTTATCCCGTGCGGCTGGTCGTTCCGGGCTGGGAGGGCAACCTGTGGGTCAAATGGCTGCGCCGGATAGAGGTCACCGACGCGCCCGTCGAAAGCCGCGAGGAAACCTCGAAATATACCGATACGCTGGCCGATGGCACCAGCCGCAAATGGACATGGGAGATGGACGCGAAGTCCGTCATCACCGCGCCAAGCCCGCAATCGCCAGTCCCGCATGGCGCGGGGCCTTTGGTGATCACGGGGCTGGCATGGTCGGGGCGCGGTGCGATCACCCGCGTGGATGTCTCCACGGATGGCGGGGCCTCGTGGCAGACAGCGCGACTGGCGCAGCCGGGCACGCCAATGGCGCTGACACGCTTTTATATGGATGTGCAGTGGGACGGCGCAGAGATGCTGCTGCAATCCCGCGCGATGGATGACACCGGCTATGTCCAGCCGACCAAAACCCAGCTGCGCGATGTGCGGGGGCTGAACTCTATTTACCACAACAACGGCATCCAGACGTGGTGGCTGCACAAGGACGGGAGCGTTGAAAATGTCGAAGTATCTTAA